AGTAGACAGGATTACATAACAAGCGCTCTAATCACAGACTCAGAGCAGATCTTAAGGGGATAAGCGATTTGAGCACCCTGATGTATTCTTTGTTCACTACCTTGTTCAGCCAGTTCCCAGTCTGGGCGACGGGCACCGAGATGCTGGAGCGCAGGTAGCTGCTGGCTCTGTCGCAGTGGGACAGGCAGGCTATCGCCCCCTCTCCTTTCAGAGGGGACAGACTCATCTGGACCGCCTTGCAAAGCAGCAGAACAGCTTTGGGCAGagggtggctgcaacagaaggACAGTGAAGACGGTTACTGTGGTTTcttcaagttttgttttattgtcaaaaGCGCAATTTGAATtctattgtttcttttctttagaaGCACAAAAGACCTTTTACCCGTGAAACTGggagtgttttgtggacttggaaGCTTTACCCAACTTTTCATTGCCATGAGGTTGAGCTGACAGTGACTGAATTtccatttttgggtgaactatccctttgagACGCTGCAAAAAGTAtagtctctgtctttttctcgaCACGACTGGTGCGGAGAGATGAATGTGCCATCGTCTTGTCTGATTTTTACAAATCAAAAGATCCTTGTAGTGTTTAACGATTCAAACTTGAATGGAGAATGAATGCTCCACCTTTTAATCTTTGTTTATTCTAGTTTCTG
The Plectropomus leopardus isolate mb unplaced genomic scaffold, YSFRI_Pleo_2.0 unplaced_scaffold19316, whole genome shotgun sequence DNA segment above includes these coding regions:
- the LOC121965272 gene encoding sterol regulatory element-binding protein 2-like, which codes for MEIQSLSAQPHGNEKLGKASKSTKHSQFHGPSSLSFCCSHPLPKAVLLLCKAVQMSLSPLKGEGAIACLSHCDRASSYLRSSISVPVAQTGNWLNKGVELLICDLLLTLRTSLWQRGGSSNGEPGLAPGSQLAGFQRDLSALRKLTQCYRQAQHKVQRDEIKCLDFLF